The Alphaproteobacteria bacterium genome contains a region encoding:
- a CDS encoding creatininase family protein yields MSVMWKELTAEDLRAKASENAIVVLPVASMEQHGPHLPVGVDTFLCEAVCKAGAELAVQSVPCVVAPTLWCGMAEHHMAFGGTFTFDIPTYQAVLGAFLSSIKRHGFRRVFIVNGHGGNIAALNAFLPDLTRGTGLLLYATTYFELSKADLAQFLEDQKSVHHACEVETSMMMVVAPGTVKHDRMPEAFGMLNGDPRKAYPASRYLPFKDNLTATGVIGDARRANADKGRKLLDVCAEGLAATLKNKEMWA; encoded by the coding sequence ATGAGCGTGATGTGGAAGGAGCTGACCGCCGAAGACCTGCGCGCCAAGGCTAGCGAGAACGCGATCGTGGTGCTCCCCGTCGCCTCAATGGAGCAGCACGGGCCGCATCTTCCGGTCGGCGTCGACACGTTCCTGTGCGAGGCGGTGTGCAAGGCTGGCGCCGAGCTTGCCGTGCAGTCGGTACCGTGCGTCGTCGCGCCGACGCTGTGGTGCGGCATGGCCGAGCATCACATGGCGTTCGGCGGCACGTTCACGTTCGACATCCCGACCTATCAGGCGGTGCTCGGCGCGTTCCTCAGCAGCATCAAACGGCACGGCTTCAGGCGGGTCTTCATCGTCAACGGCCACGGCGGCAACATCGCGGCGCTCAACGCATTCCTCCCCGACCTGACGCGGGGAACTGGATTGCTGCTCTACGCCACCACCTATTTCGAACTCTCCAAGGCCGATCTCGCGCAATTCCTCGAGGATCAGAAGTCCGTCCATCACGCCTGCGAGGTCGAGACCTCGATGATGATGGTGGTGGCGCCCGGTACCGTGAAGCACGACCGGATGCCGGAAGCGTTCGGCATGCTCAACGGCGATCCGCGCAAGGCCTATCCGGCGTCGCGCTATCTCCCGTTCAAGGACAATCTGACGGCAACCGGCGTGATCGGAGACGCGCGTCGCGCCAATGCCGACAAGGGCAGAAAGCTGCTCGATGTCTGCGCCGAAGGCCTCGCCGCCACGCTGAAGAACAAAGAGATGTGGGCCTGA
- the ugpB gene encoding sn-glycerol-3-phosphate ABC transporter substrate-binding protein UgpB, whose amino-acid sequence MVRGFMLGAVTAISLAAATPAHAVIELQWWHAMTGGNNDVIVKLANDFNASQSEYKVVPTYKGSYPDTMNAGIAAFRAGNAPHIMQVFEVGTATMMAATGAVKPVFQMMKEAGEKFDSNAYLSGITGYYSTAKGEMLSLPFNSSSTVMWINKDALKKAGINEIPKTWPEVFEAAKKLKANGHPTCGFSNAWVTWVNLEQLSAWHNQPLSTKANGLDGFDTVLEFNHDLQLKHLQNLIDLQKDKTYDYSGRTNTGEGRFTSGECPIFLTSSGFFGNVKSNAKFDWTNAAMPYYPEAKGAPQNSIIGGASLWVMGGKKPEEYKGVAKFFTFLSDTDRQVEVHKSSGYLPITKAAYAKTKESGYYKENPYLETPLLELTNKEPTENSRGLRLGNMVQLRDVWSEEIESALAGKKSAKEALDAAVSRGNAMLRQFERTVTK is encoded by the coding sequence ATGGTTCGTGGCTTCATGCTGGGGGCGGTGACGGCAATTTCGCTCGCCGCGGCTACGCCCGCTCACGCCGTTATCGAGCTGCAGTGGTGGCACGCGATGACCGGCGGCAACAACGACGTCATCGTCAAGCTCGCCAACGACTTCAACGCCTCGCAGAGCGAGTACAAGGTCGTCCCGACCTACAAGGGCAGCTATCCGGATACGATGAACGCCGGCATTGCGGCGTTCCGCGCCGGCAATGCGCCGCACATCATGCAGGTGTTCGAGGTCGGCACCGCCACGATGATGGCGGCGACCGGCGCCGTGAAGCCCGTGTTCCAGATGATGAAGGAGGCCGGCGAGAAGTTCGATTCGAACGCCTACCTCTCCGGCATCACCGGCTACTACTCGACCGCCAAGGGCGAGATGCTCTCGCTGCCGTTCAACTCATCGTCCACCGTGATGTGGATCAACAAGGATGCGCTGAAGAAGGCCGGCATCAACGAGATTCCGAAGACCTGGCCGGAAGTGTTCGAGGCCGCCAAGAAACTGAAGGCGAACGGTCACCCGACCTGCGGCTTTTCGAACGCATGGGTCACGTGGGTGAACCTCGAGCAGCTTTCGGCCTGGCACAATCAGCCGCTCTCCACCAAGGCAAATGGATTGGACGGCTTCGACACCGTGCTGGAGTTCAATCACGATCTGCAGCTGAAGCATCTGCAGAACCTGATCGACCTGCAGAAGGACAAGACCTACGACTACTCGGGCCGCACCAACACCGGCGAGGGCCGCTTCACCTCGGGCGAATGCCCGATCTTCCTCACTTCGTCGGGCTTCTTCGGCAACGTGAAGTCCAACGCCAAGTTCGACTGGACCAACGCGGCGATGCCTTACTATCCGGAGGCGAAGGGCGCGCCGCAGAACTCGATCATCGGCGGCGCATCGCTCTGGGTGATGGGTGGCAAGAAGCCTGAGGAATACAAAGGCGTCGCGAAGTTCTTCACGTTCCTCTCCGACACCGACCGACAGGTCGAGGTGCACAAGTCGTCGGGCTATCTGCCGATCACCAAGGCGGCCTACGCCAAGACCAAGGAGTCCGGCTACTACAAGGAAAACCCCTATCTCGAGACGCCGCTGCTCGAGCTCACCAACAAGGAGCCGACCGAGAATTCGCGCGGCCTGCGCCTCGGCAACATGGTGCAGTTGCGCGACGTGTGGTCCGAGGAGATCGAGTCAGCACTCGCCGGCAAGAAGAGCGCCAAGGAAGCGCTCGACGCGGCGGTCTCGCGCGGCAACGCCATGCTGCGCCAGTTCGAACGGACTGTGACGAAGTAG
- the ugpA gene encoding sn-glycerol-3-phosphate ABC transporter permease UgpA, protein MEKRALFGHKFLPYWLLVPQLIITLVFFYWPASQAVWQSFLLEDAFGLSTRFVGFENYRALLSDPSYFHTIVTTIVFSGSVAILSLSCALLLATQADKQLAGAGIYRTLLIWPYAVAPAVAGVLWAFMFQPSLGIVARGLRDYLGIDWNPLLNGNHAMILVVMAATWKQISYNFLFFLAGLQAIPRSVTEAAAIDGARPMRRFWTITFPLLSPTTFFLLIVNIVYAFFDTLGLIDAMTGGGPAKATETLVFRVYADGKLGGDLGGSAAQSVILMIIVIALTAIQFRYVEKKVTY, encoded by the coding sequence ATGGAAAAGCGCGCTCTCTTCGGCCACAAGTTCCTGCCCTACTGGCTGCTCGTTCCGCAGCTCATCATCACGCTCGTCTTCTTCTATTGGCCGGCGAGTCAGGCGGTCTGGCAGTCGTTTCTGTTGGAGGACGCGTTCGGGCTTTCGACGCGCTTCGTCGGCTTCGAGAACTACCGCGCGCTGTTGAGCGATCCGTCCTATTTCCACACCATCGTCACCACGATCGTGTTCTCCGGCTCGGTCGCGATCCTCTCGCTCTCCTGCGCACTGCTGCTCGCAACGCAGGCCGACAAGCAGCTTGCCGGCGCCGGCATCTATCGCACGCTCTTGATCTGGCCCTATGCGGTCGCACCTGCGGTCGCGGGCGTGCTCTGGGCATTCATGTTCCAGCCCTCGCTTGGCATCGTGGCGCGCGGCTTGCGCGATTATCTCGGCATCGACTGGAATCCGCTGCTCAACGGAAATCACGCCATGATCCTGGTGGTGATGGCCGCCACCTGGAAGCAGATCTCCTACAACTTCCTCTTCTTCCTCGCCGGGTTGCAGGCGATCCCGCGCAGCGTCACCGAAGCTGCGGCGATCGACGGCGCGCGTCCGATGCGCCGCTTCTGGACCATCACGTTTCCGCTGCTCTCGCCGACCACGTTTTTCCTGCTGATCGTCAACATCGTGTACGCGTTCTTCGACACGCTCGGCCTGATCGACGCGATGACTGGCGGCGGCCCCGCGAAGGCGACCGAAACACTCGTCTTCAGAGTCTACGCGGACGGGAAGCTCGGCGGCGATCTCGGCGGCTCGGCGGCGCAATCCGTCATCCTGATGATCATCGTGATCGCGCTGACGGCGATCCAGTTCCGTTATGTCGAGAAGAAGGTGACCTACTGA